In Tursiops truncatus isolate mTurTru1 chromosome 19, mTurTru1.mat.Y, whole genome shotgun sequence, a genomic segment contains:
- the CES2 gene encoding cocaine esterase isoform X5, with protein MSATVRCAFQKAGLCRVGRRAHRDPQTRDNRGMKADPGNRSPKARRSFWNEGPSDFPAFTRAVPFTLNEGRFYLSVYGNPDRAPRQGSSPGFPNHRLLLPLSPPRNTLVGPVTIRTVNAVQSPGLGETLNRRRLDASLRSLLVKSSMSVGSAKKTCEPTMQLDRLRKRLRAVAFGVLLLVVPGQGEAPTRGGRYRGQDSASPVRTTHTGQVRGSLVHVKNTDVGIHTFLGIPFAKPPLGLLRFAPPEPPESWSGIKDGTSHPANTGDKHATGNWGYLDQVAALRWVQQNIIYFGGDPDHVTIFGASAGGMSVSLHVVSPMSKGLFHCAIMESGVALLPNFTANSSDVVSTVVANLSACGQVDSEALVDCLRHKSEEEILAISKPFSIIPGLVDGIFLPKHPQELLASADLHPVPSIIGVNSDEYSWILPSFMNNSDAQKEMDRETIKDDLQKISEMMMMPPEFGDLLMEEYIGDSEDPQTLRIQFHEILGDCIFVIPALQVAKLQCSSAPVYFYEFQHQPSFFRDFRPSYVRADHGDEVHFIFRSLFGSSHIQLTEEEELLSRKMMKYWANFARNGNPNGEGLPHWPVFNQEEQYMQLNTQPAVGRALKAHRLQFWTKILPQKIRELMEAKEKHTELLPLSHEALNVPVCQGYGRGNSPTREASKEDSGSCTGYFWQKFDPQALQLEVPAGTPGEDLAPSPGMTLTLSLIESAHPTVGISKYLPAPHTLHPSPHLPLPASRVPDTEAQSYPNPSEPISSPVNGDDTSHPCELFKKDTGCCI; from the exons ATGAGTGCCACAGTCAGGTGTGCATTTCAGAAGGCCGGCCTTTGCCGAGTAGGGAGGAGGGCCCACAGAGACCCTCAGACCAGGGACAATAGGGGAATGAAGGCGGACCCAGGAAATCGATCCCCGAAAGCAAGGAGGAGTTTTTGGAATGAAGGGCCGTCAGACTTCCCTGCCTTTACTCGGGCGGTTCCTTTCACTCTGAACGAAGGTCgtttttatttatctgtctatGGGAATCCTGATCGTGCACCTCGTCAAGGAAGCTCTCCTGGTTTCCCCAATCACAGATTattgctccctctctctccccctcggAACACACTTGTCGGGCCTGTGACTATAAGGACAGTGAACGCAG TACAAAGTCCAGGCCTGGGCGAGACACTCAATCGTCGACGGCTGGATGCGTCCCTGCGCAGCCTCCTGGTGAAAAGCAGCATGTCCGTCGGTAGTGCAAAAAAGACCTGTGAGCCCACGATGCAGCTGGACCGACTTCGCAAGCGGCTGAGAGCCGTGGCCTTCGGGGTCCTGCTTCTCGTTGTCCCGGGCCAGGGTGAGGCTCCGACGCGGGGCGGCAGGTACCGGG GCCAGGACTCTGCCAGCCCCGTGCGGACCACGCACACGGGCCAGGTGCGGGGGAGCCTCGTCCATGTGAAGAACACTGATGTGGGGATCCACACCTTCTTGGGAATTCCCTTCGCCAAGCCACCTCTAGGGCTGTTGCGGTTTGCGCCCCCAGAACCCCCGGAATCTTGGAGTGGTATAAAGGATGGGACCTCCCACCCAGCCAA CACTGGAGACAAACACGCAACTGGCAACTGGGGCTACCTGGATCAAGTGGCCGCACTACGCTGGGTCCAGCAGAATATCATCTACTTTGGAGGCGACCCTGACCATGTCACCATTTTTGGCGCGTCTGCGGGTGGCATGAGCGTGTCTTTGCATGTTGTGTCCCCCATGTCCAAAGGACTCTTCCACTGTGCCATCATGGAGAGTGGCGTGGCCCTGCTGCCCAACTTCACCGCCAACTCATCTGACGTGGTCTCCACA GTGGTGGCCAACCTGTCTGCCTGTGGCCAGGTTGACTCAGAGGCCCTGGTGGACTGCCTGCGGCACAAGAGTGAAGAGGAGATTCTGGCCATCAGCAAG CCCTTCAGCATCATCCCTGGCCTGGTGGACGGGATCTTCCTGCCCAAGCACCCCCAGGAGCTGCTGGCCTCTGCCGACTTGCACCCTGTCCCCAGCATCATTGGTGTAAACAGCGATGAGTACAGTTGGATCCTCCCCTCG TTCATGAACAATTCTGACGCCCAGAAGGAAATGGACAGAGAGACCATAAAGGATGACTTGcagaaaatatcagaaatgatG ATGATGCCGCCTGAGTTTGGTGACCTGTTGATGGAGGAGTACATAGGGGACAGTGAGGACCCCCAGACCCTCCGAATCCAGTTCCATGAGATCCTGGGGGACTGCATCTTCGTGATCCCTGCACTCCAAGTAGCAAAGTTGCAGT GTTCCTCTGCCCCTGTCTACTTCTACGAGTTCCAGCATCAGCCGAGCTTCTTCAGGGATTTCAGGCCGAGCTATGTGAGGGCAGACCATGGAGATGAGGTTCACTTCATCTTCAGAAGTCTTTTCGGGAGCAGCCACA TCCAACTCACTGAGGAGGAGGAGCTGCTGAGCAGGAAGATGATGAAGTATTGGGCCAACTTTGCTCGAAATGG GAACCCCAATGGCGAGGGTCTGCCCCACTGGCCTGTGTTCAACCAGGAGGAGCAGTACATGCAGCTGAACACGCAGCCTGCAGTGGGCCGAGCCCTGAAGGCCCACAGGCTGCAGTTCTGGACGAAGATCCTACCCCAGAAGATACGGGAGCTAATGGAGGCCAAGGAGAAGCACACAGAACT tctccctCTTTCTCATGAGGCCCTGAATGTACCTGTGTGTCAAGGTTATGGGAGAGGGAACAGCCCCACCAGGGAGGCTTCCAAAGAGGATTCAGGAAGCTGCACTGGTTATTTCTGGCAGAAGTTTGATCCTCAGGCTCTCCAACTCGAGGTGCCAGCGGGAACCCCAGGAGAGGATCTGGCACCTAGTCCAGGCATGACCCTCACCCTGTCCCTCATTGAATCAGCACATCCAACTGTTGGaatcagcaaatatttgccaGCGCCTCATACTCTCCACCCAtcccctcacctcccactcccggccagccgtgttcctgacactgaggcccagag TTATCCTAACCCCTCTGAGCccatttcttcacctgtaaatggGGATGATACATCCCACCCATGTGAGCTGTTTAAGAAGGATACTGGATGCTGCATTTGA
- the CES2 gene encoding cocaine esterase isoform X10, translating to MSVGSAKKTCEPTMQLDRLRKRLRAVAFGVLLLVVPGQGEAPTRGGRYRGQDSASPVRTTHTGQVRGSLVHVKNTDVGIHTFLGIPFAKPPLGLLRFAPPEPPESWSGIKDGTSHPAKCLQDFASVKRMTLKLLNVTLPSTSMSEDCLYLNIYTPAHSHEGSKLPVMVWIHGGGFVMGMASTYDGSALAAFEDVVVVVIQYRLGLLGFFSTGDKHATGNWGYLDQVAALRWVQQNIIYFGGDPDHVTIFGASAGGMSVSLHVVSPMSKGLFHCAIMESGVALLPNFTANSSDVVSTVVANLSACGQVDSEALVDCLRHKSEEEILAISKPFSIIPGLVDGIFLPKHPQELLASADLHPVPSIIGVNSDEYSWILPSFMNNSDAQKEMDRETIKDDLQKISEMMMMPPEFGDLLMEEYIGDSEDPQTLRIQFHEILGDCIFVIPALQVAKLQCSSAPVYFYEFQHQPSFFRDFRPSYVRADHGDEVHFIFRSLFGSSHIQLTEEEELLSRKMMKYWANFARNGNPNGEGLPHWPVFNQEEQYMQLNTQPAVGRALKAHRLQFWTKILPQKIRELMEAKEKHTELLPLSHEALNVPVCQGYGRGNSPTREASKEDSGSCTGYFWQKFDPQALQLEVPAGTPGEDLAPSPGMTLTLSLIESAHPTVGISKYLPAPHTLHPSPHLPLPASRVPDTEAQSYPNPSEPISSPVNGDDTSHPCELFKKDTGCCI from the exons ATGTCCGTCGGTAGTGCAAAAAAGACCTGTGAGCCCACGATGCAGCTGGACCGACTTCGCAAGCGGCTGAGAGCCGTGGCCTTCGGGGTCCTGCTTCTCGTTGTCCCGGGCCAGGGTGAGGCTCCGACGCGGGGCGGCAGGTACCGGG GCCAGGACTCTGCCAGCCCCGTGCGGACCACGCACACGGGCCAGGTGCGGGGGAGCCTCGTCCATGTGAAGAACACTGATGTGGGGATCCACACCTTCTTGGGAATTCCCTTCGCCAAGCCACCTCTAGGGCTGTTGCGGTTTGCGCCCCCAGAACCCCCGGAATCTTGGAGTGGTATAAAGGATGGGACCTCCCACCCAGCCAA GTGTCTGCAGGACTTCGCTAGCGTGAAAAGAATGACTCTGAAACTACTGAATGTGACCCTGCCTTCTACCTCCATGTCTGAAGACTGCCTGTACCTCAACATCTACACACCTGCGCATTCCCATGAGGGCTCTAAGCTGCCT GTGATGGTGTGGATCCACGGCGGTGGCTTTGTCATGGGCATGGCTTCCACGTATGACGGCTCTGCTCTGGCGGCCTTCGAGGACGTGGTGGTGGTCGTTATCCAGTACCGCCTGGGTTTGCTGGGCTTCTTCAG CACTGGAGACAAACACGCAACTGGCAACTGGGGCTACCTGGATCAAGTGGCCGCACTACGCTGGGTCCAGCAGAATATCATCTACTTTGGAGGCGACCCTGACCATGTCACCATTTTTGGCGCGTCTGCGGGTGGCATGAGCGTGTCTTTGCATGTTGTGTCCCCCATGTCCAAAGGACTCTTCCACTGTGCCATCATGGAGAGTGGCGTGGCCCTGCTGCCCAACTTCACCGCCAACTCATCTGACGTGGTCTCCACA GTGGTGGCCAACCTGTCTGCCTGTGGCCAGGTTGACTCAGAGGCCCTGGTGGACTGCCTGCGGCACAAGAGTGAAGAGGAGATTCTGGCCATCAGCAAG CCCTTCAGCATCATCCCTGGCCTGGTGGACGGGATCTTCCTGCCCAAGCACCCCCAGGAGCTGCTGGCCTCTGCCGACTTGCACCCTGTCCCCAGCATCATTGGTGTAAACAGCGATGAGTACAGTTGGATCCTCCCCTCG TTCATGAACAATTCTGACGCCCAGAAGGAAATGGACAGAGAGACCATAAAGGATGACTTGcagaaaatatcagaaatgatG ATGATGCCGCCTGAGTTTGGTGACCTGTTGATGGAGGAGTACATAGGGGACAGTGAGGACCCCCAGACCCTCCGAATCCAGTTCCATGAGATCCTGGGGGACTGCATCTTCGTGATCCCTGCACTCCAAGTAGCAAAGTTGCAGT GTTCCTCTGCCCCTGTCTACTTCTACGAGTTCCAGCATCAGCCGAGCTTCTTCAGGGATTTCAGGCCGAGCTATGTGAGGGCAGACCATGGAGATGAGGTTCACTTCATCTTCAGAAGTCTTTTCGGGAGCAGCCACA TCCAACTCACTGAGGAGGAGGAGCTGCTGAGCAGGAAGATGATGAAGTATTGGGCCAACTTTGCTCGAAATGG GAACCCCAATGGCGAGGGTCTGCCCCACTGGCCTGTGTTCAACCAGGAGGAGCAGTACATGCAGCTGAACACGCAGCCTGCAGTGGGCCGAGCCCTGAAGGCCCACAGGCTGCAGTTCTGGACGAAGATCCTACCCCAGAAGATACGGGAGCTAATGGAGGCCAAGGAGAAGCACACAGAACT tctccctCTTTCTCATGAGGCCCTGAATGTACCTGTGTGTCAAGGTTATGGGAGAGGGAACAGCCCCACCAGGGAGGCTTCCAAAGAGGATTCAGGAAGCTGCACTGGTTATTTCTGGCAGAAGTTTGATCCTCAGGCTCTCCAACTCGAGGTGCCAGCGGGAACCCCAGGAGAGGATCTGGCACCTAGTCCAGGCATGACCCTCACCCTGTCCCTCATTGAATCAGCACATCCAACTGTTGGaatcagcaaatatttgccaGCGCCTCATACTCTCCACCCAtcccctcacctcccactcccggccagccgtgttcctgacactgaggcccagag TTATCCTAACCCCTCTGAGCccatttcttcacctgtaaatggGGATGATACATCCCACCCATGTGAGCTGTTTAAGAAGGATACTGGATGCTGCATTTGA
- the CES2 gene encoding cocaine esterase isoform X2, whose product MSATVRCAFQKAGLCRVGRRAHRDPQTRDNRGMKADPGNRSPKARRSFWNEGPSDFPAFTRAVPFTLNEGRFYLSVYGNPDRAPRQGSSPGFPNHRLLLPLSPPRNTLVGPVTIRTVNAVQSPGLGETLNRRRLDASLRSLLVKSSMSVGSAKKTCEPTMQLDRLRKRLRAVAFGVLLLVVPGQGQDSASPVRTTHTGQVRGSLVHVKNTDVGIHTFLGIPFAKPPLGLLRFAPPEPPESWSGIKDGTSHPAKCLQDFASVKRMTLKLLNVTLPSTSMSEDCLYLNIYTPAHSHEGSKLPVMVWIHGGGFVMGMASTYDGSALAAFEDVVVVVIQYRLGLLGFFSTGDKHATGNWGYLDQVAALRWVQQNIIYFGGDPDHVTIFGASAGGMSVSLHVVSPMSKGLFHCAIMESGVALLPNFTANSSDVVSTVVANLSACGQVDSEALVDCLRHKSEEEILAISKPFSIIPGLVDGIFLPKHPQELLASADLHPVPSIIGVNSDEYSWILPSFMNNSDAQKEMDRETIKDDLQKISEMMMMPPEFGDLLMEEYIGDSEDPQTLRIQFHEILGDCIFVIPALQVAKLQCSSAPVYFYEFQHQPSFFRDFRPSYVRADHGDEVHFIFRSLFGSSHIQLTEEEELLSRKMMKYWANFARNGNPNGEGLPHWPVFNQEEQYMQLNTQPAVGRALKAHRLQFWTKILPQKIRELMEAKEKHTELLPLSHEALNVPVCQGYGRGNSPTREASKEDSGSCTGYFWQKFDPQALQLEVPAGTPGEDLAPSPGMTLTLSLIESAHPTVGISKYLPAPHTLHPSPHLPLPASRVPDTEAQSYPNPSEPISSPVNGDDTSHPCELFKKDTGCCI is encoded by the exons ATGAGTGCCACAGTCAGGTGTGCATTTCAGAAGGCCGGCCTTTGCCGAGTAGGGAGGAGGGCCCACAGAGACCCTCAGACCAGGGACAATAGGGGAATGAAGGCGGACCCAGGAAATCGATCCCCGAAAGCAAGGAGGAGTTTTTGGAATGAAGGGCCGTCAGACTTCCCTGCCTTTACTCGGGCGGTTCCTTTCACTCTGAACGAAGGTCgtttttatttatctgtctatGGGAATCCTGATCGTGCACCTCGTCAAGGAAGCTCTCCTGGTTTCCCCAATCACAGATTattgctccctctctctccccctcggAACACACTTGTCGGGCCTGTGACTATAAGGACAGTGAACGCAG TACAAAGTCCAGGCCTGGGCGAGACACTCAATCGTCGACGGCTGGATGCGTCCCTGCGCAGCCTCCTGGTGAAAAGCAGCATGTCCGTCGGTAGTGCAAAAAAGACCTGTGAGCCCACGATGCAGCTGGACCGACTTCGCAAGCGGCTGAGAGCCGTGGCCTTCGGGGTCCTGCTTCTCGTTGTCCCGGGCCAGG GCCAGGACTCTGCCAGCCCCGTGCGGACCACGCACACGGGCCAGGTGCGGGGGAGCCTCGTCCATGTGAAGAACACTGATGTGGGGATCCACACCTTCTTGGGAATTCCCTTCGCCAAGCCACCTCTAGGGCTGTTGCGGTTTGCGCCCCCAGAACCCCCGGAATCTTGGAGTGGTATAAAGGATGGGACCTCCCACCCAGCCAA GTGTCTGCAGGACTTCGCTAGCGTGAAAAGAATGACTCTGAAACTACTGAATGTGACCCTGCCTTCTACCTCCATGTCTGAAGACTGCCTGTACCTCAACATCTACACACCTGCGCATTCCCATGAGGGCTCTAAGCTGCCT GTGATGGTGTGGATCCACGGCGGTGGCTTTGTCATGGGCATGGCTTCCACGTATGACGGCTCTGCTCTGGCGGCCTTCGAGGACGTGGTGGTGGTCGTTATCCAGTACCGCCTGGGTTTGCTGGGCTTCTTCAG CACTGGAGACAAACACGCAACTGGCAACTGGGGCTACCTGGATCAAGTGGCCGCACTACGCTGGGTCCAGCAGAATATCATCTACTTTGGAGGCGACCCTGACCATGTCACCATTTTTGGCGCGTCTGCGGGTGGCATGAGCGTGTCTTTGCATGTTGTGTCCCCCATGTCCAAAGGACTCTTCCACTGTGCCATCATGGAGAGTGGCGTGGCCCTGCTGCCCAACTTCACCGCCAACTCATCTGACGTGGTCTCCACA GTGGTGGCCAACCTGTCTGCCTGTGGCCAGGTTGACTCAGAGGCCCTGGTGGACTGCCTGCGGCACAAGAGTGAAGAGGAGATTCTGGCCATCAGCAAG CCCTTCAGCATCATCCCTGGCCTGGTGGACGGGATCTTCCTGCCCAAGCACCCCCAGGAGCTGCTGGCCTCTGCCGACTTGCACCCTGTCCCCAGCATCATTGGTGTAAACAGCGATGAGTACAGTTGGATCCTCCCCTCG TTCATGAACAATTCTGACGCCCAGAAGGAAATGGACAGAGAGACCATAAAGGATGACTTGcagaaaatatcagaaatgatG ATGATGCCGCCTGAGTTTGGTGACCTGTTGATGGAGGAGTACATAGGGGACAGTGAGGACCCCCAGACCCTCCGAATCCAGTTCCATGAGATCCTGGGGGACTGCATCTTCGTGATCCCTGCACTCCAAGTAGCAAAGTTGCAGT GTTCCTCTGCCCCTGTCTACTTCTACGAGTTCCAGCATCAGCCGAGCTTCTTCAGGGATTTCAGGCCGAGCTATGTGAGGGCAGACCATGGAGATGAGGTTCACTTCATCTTCAGAAGTCTTTTCGGGAGCAGCCACA TCCAACTCACTGAGGAGGAGGAGCTGCTGAGCAGGAAGATGATGAAGTATTGGGCCAACTTTGCTCGAAATGG GAACCCCAATGGCGAGGGTCTGCCCCACTGGCCTGTGTTCAACCAGGAGGAGCAGTACATGCAGCTGAACACGCAGCCTGCAGTGGGCCGAGCCCTGAAGGCCCACAGGCTGCAGTTCTGGACGAAGATCCTACCCCAGAAGATACGGGAGCTAATGGAGGCCAAGGAGAAGCACACAGAACT tctccctCTTTCTCATGAGGCCCTGAATGTACCTGTGTGTCAAGGTTATGGGAGAGGGAACAGCCCCACCAGGGAGGCTTCCAAAGAGGATTCAGGAAGCTGCACTGGTTATTTCTGGCAGAAGTTTGATCCTCAGGCTCTCCAACTCGAGGTGCCAGCGGGAACCCCAGGAGAGGATCTGGCACCTAGTCCAGGCATGACCCTCACCCTGTCCCTCATTGAATCAGCACATCCAACTGTTGGaatcagcaaatatttgccaGCGCCTCATACTCTCCACCCAtcccctcacctcccactcccggccagccgtgttcctgacactgaggcccagag TTATCCTAACCCCTCTGAGCccatttcttcacctgtaaatggGGATGATACATCCCACCCATGTGAGCTGTTTAAGAAGGATACTGGATGCTGCATTTGA
- the CES2 gene encoding cocaine esterase isoform X6 has protein sequence MSATVRCAFQKAGLCRVGRRAHRDPQTRDNRGMKADPGNRSPKARRSFWNEGPSDFPAFTRAVPFTLNEGRFYLSVYGNPDRAPRQGSSPGFPNHRLLLPLSPPRNTLVGPVTIRTVNAVQSPGLGETLNRRRLDASLRSLLVKSSMSVGSAKKTCEPTMQLDRLRKRLRAVAFGVLLLVVPGQGEAPTRGGRYRGQDSASPVRTTHTGQVRGSLVHVKNTDVGIHTFLGIPFAKPPLGLLRFAPPEPPESWSGIKDGTSHPAKCLQDFASVKRMTLKLLNVTLPSTSMSEDCLYLNIYTPAHSHEGSKLPVMVWIHGGGFVMGMASTYDGSALAAFEDVVVVVIQYRLGLLGFFSTGDKHATGNWGYLDQVAALRWVQQNIIYFGGDPDHVTIFGASAGGMSVSLHVVSPMSKGLFHCAIMESGVALLPNFTANSSDVVSTVVANLSACGQVDSEALVDCLRHKSEEEILAISKPFSIIPGLVDGIFLPKHPQELLASADLHPVPSIIGVNSDEYSWILPSFMNNSDAQKEMDRETIKDDLQKISEMMMMPPEFGDLLMEEYIGDSEDPQTLRIQFHEILGDCIFVIPALQVAKLQCSSAPVYFYEFQHQPSFFRDFRPSYVRADHGDEVHFIFRSLFGSSHIQLTEEEELLSRKMMKYWANFARNGNPNGEGLPHWPVFNQEEQYMQLNTQPAVGRALKAHRLQFWTKILPQKIRELMEAKEKHTELYPNPSEPISSPVNGDDTSHPCELFKKDTGCCI, from the exons ATGAGTGCCACAGTCAGGTGTGCATTTCAGAAGGCCGGCCTTTGCCGAGTAGGGAGGAGGGCCCACAGAGACCCTCAGACCAGGGACAATAGGGGAATGAAGGCGGACCCAGGAAATCGATCCCCGAAAGCAAGGAGGAGTTTTTGGAATGAAGGGCCGTCAGACTTCCCTGCCTTTACTCGGGCGGTTCCTTTCACTCTGAACGAAGGTCgtttttatttatctgtctatGGGAATCCTGATCGTGCACCTCGTCAAGGAAGCTCTCCTGGTTTCCCCAATCACAGATTattgctccctctctctccccctcggAACACACTTGTCGGGCCTGTGACTATAAGGACAGTGAACGCAG TACAAAGTCCAGGCCTGGGCGAGACACTCAATCGTCGACGGCTGGATGCGTCCCTGCGCAGCCTCCTGGTGAAAAGCAGCATGTCCGTCGGTAGTGCAAAAAAGACCTGTGAGCCCACGATGCAGCTGGACCGACTTCGCAAGCGGCTGAGAGCCGTGGCCTTCGGGGTCCTGCTTCTCGTTGTCCCGGGCCAGGGTGAGGCTCCGACGCGGGGCGGCAGGTACCGGG GCCAGGACTCTGCCAGCCCCGTGCGGACCACGCACACGGGCCAGGTGCGGGGGAGCCTCGTCCATGTGAAGAACACTGATGTGGGGATCCACACCTTCTTGGGAATTCCCTTCGCCAAGCCACCTCTAGGGCTGTTGCGGTTTGCGCCCCCAGAACCCCCGGAATCTTGGAGTGGTATAAAGGATGGGACCTCCCACCCAGCCAA GTGTCTGCAGGACTTCGCTAGCGTGAAAAGAATGACTCTGAAACTACTGAATGTGACCCTGCCTTCTACCTCCATGTCTGAAGACTGCCTGTACCTCAACATCTACACACCTGCGCATTCCCATGAGGGCTCTAAGCTGCCT GTGATGGTGTGGATCCACGGCGGTGGCTTTGTCATGGGCATGGCTTCCACGTATGACGGCTCTGCTCTGGCGGCCTTCGAGGACGTGGTGGTGGTCGTTATCCAGTACCGCCTGGGTTTGCTGGGCTTCTTCAG CACTGGAGACAAACACGCAACTGGCAACTGGGGCTACCTGGATCAAGTGGCCGCACTACGCTGGGTCCAGCAGAATATCATCTACTTTGGAGGCGACCCTGACCATGTCACCATTTTTGGCGCGTCTGCGGGTGGCATGAGCGTGTCTTTGCATGTTGTGTCCCCCATGTCCAAAGGACTCTTCCACTGTGCCATCATGGAGAGTGGCGTGGCCCTGCTGCCCAACTTCACCGCCAACTCATCTGACGTGGTCTCCACA GTGGTGGCCAACCTGTCTGCCTGTGGCCAGGTTGACTCAGAGGCCCTGGTGGACTGCCTGCGGCACAAGAGTGAAGAGGAGATTCTGGCCATCAGCAAG CCCTTCAGCATCATCCCTGGCCTGGTGGACGGGATCTTCCTGCCCAAGCACCCCCAGGAGCTGCTGGCCTCTGCCGACTTGCACCCTGTCCCCAGCATCATTGGTGTAAACAGCGATGAGTACAGTTGGATCCTCCCCTCG TTCATGAACAATTCTGACGCCCAGAAGGAAATGGACAGAGAGACCATAAAGGATGACTTGcagaaaatatcagaaatgatG ATGATGCCGCCTGAGTTTGGTGACCTGTTGATGGAGGAGTACATAGGGGACAGTGAGGACCCCCAGACCCTCCGAATCCAGTTCCATGAGATCCTGGGGGACTGCATCTTCGTGATCCCTGCACTCCAAGTAGCAAAGTTGCAGT GTTCCTCTGCCCCTGTCTACTTCTACGAGTTCCAGCATCAGCCGAGCTTCTTCAGGGATTTCAGGCCGAGCTATGTGAGGGCAGACCATGGAGATGAGGTTCACTTCATCTTCAGAAGTCTTTTCGGGAGCAGCCACA TCCAACTCACTGAGGAGGAGGAGCTGCTGAGCAGGAAGATGATGAAGTATTGGGCCAACTTTGCTCGAAATGG GAACCCCAATGGCGAGGGTCTGCCCCACTGGCCTGTGTTCAACCAGGAGGAGCAGTACATGCAGCTGAACACGCAGCCTGCAGTGGGCCGAGCCCTGAAGGCCCACAGGCTGCAGTTCTGGACGAAGATCCTACCCCAGAAGATACGGGAGCTAATGGAGGCCAAGGAGAAGCACACAGAACT TTATCCTAACCCCTCTGAGCccatttcttcacctgtaaatggGGATGATACATCCCACCCATGTGAGCTGTTTAAGAAGGATACTGGATGCTGCATTTGA